One window of the Lactococcus lactis genome contains the following:
- a CDS encoding cold-shock protein, producing MANGTVKWFNADKGFGFITSEEGKDLFAHFSAIQSDGFKSLDEGQKVEFDVEEGQRGLQAVNITKA from the coding sequence ATGGCAAATGGAACAGTAAAATGGTTTAACGCAGATAAAGGATTTGGCTTTATCACTTCAGAAGAAGGCAAAGATTTGTTCGCTCACTTCTCAGCAATCCAATCTGATGGATTCAAATCACTTGATGAAGGTCAAAAAGTTGAATTTGATGTTGAAGAAGGTCAACGTGGTCTTCAAGCAGTCAATATCACAAAAGCATAA
- a CDS encoding LysM peptidoglycan-binding domain-containing protein: protein MKQKHKLALGASIVALASLGGIKAQAASVQEIINAAVPVANDYGLYPSVMIAQGILESSGGQSALASNYNNIFGVKYTSGIPVYLPTQEYLNGTMTNVVEPFQAYSSVYDACVAQAKMLRASSYYSGAWRENTSSYLDATAWLEGRYATDPTYASKLNSMISELGLSVYDQGGEISGGTAVTTSSSASTNSAGTYKVQEGDSLSAIAAQYGTTVDALVSANSLENANDIHVGEVLQVAGTSTTTTSTNTTSNVSSSSTYTVKSGDSLYSIAEQYGMTVSSLMSANGIYDVNSMLQVGQVLQVTVSTSATTSNTTTSNSYTIQNGDSIYSIATANAMTADQLAALNGFGINDMIHPGQTIRI, encoded by the coding sequence ATGAAACAGAAACATAAATTAGCGCTTGGTGCGTCAATTGTTGCTTTGGCAAGTCTTGGTGGGATTAAAGCACAAGCTGCATCTGTTCAAGAAATTATTAACGCTGCGGTACCAGTGGCAAATGACTACGGACTTTATCCATCAGTAATGATTGCCCAAGGGATTTTAGAATCAAGTGGTGGACAAAGTGCCTTAGCAAGCAATTATAATAATATTTTTGGAGTTAAATACACTTCTGGTATACCTGTTTATCTACCAACACAAGAGTATTTGAATGGAACAATGACAAATGTTGTTGAACCCTTCCAAGCTTATAGCTCAGTTTATGACGCATGTGTTGCCCAAGCTAAAATGTTACGTGCTTCATCATATTATTCTGGGGCTTGGCGTGAAAATACAAGTTCTTACCTAGATGCGACAGCTTGGCTTGAAGGACGTTATGCCACAGATCCAACTTATGCTTCTAAATTGAATAGCATGATTTCTGAACTTGGTTTAAGTGTTTATGACCAAGGAGGAGAAATATCAGGAGGAACTGCTGTTACAACTAGTTCATCAGCCTCAACAAATTCAGCTGGCACATACAAAGTACAAGAGGGAGATTCATTATCAGCAATCGCTGCTCAATATGGTACAACTGTTGATGCACTTGTGTCAGCAAATAGTTTAGAAAATGCAAACGATATTCATGTAGGAGAAGTTTTGCAAGTTGCTGGTACTAGCACAACTACAACAAGTACCAATACAACTTCCAATGTATCGTCAAGTTCTACTTATACCGTCAAATCAGGAGATAGTTTATATTCGATTGCGGAACAATATGGAATGACTGTTTCATCACTGATGTCAGCCAATGGAATTTATGATGTTAATTCAATGCTTCAAGTAGGACAAGTATTGCAAGTAACTGTAAGTACTAGTGCAACAACTTCAAACACAACGACTTCAAACAGTTATACAATTCAAAATGGTGACAGCATTTATTCAATTGCCACAGCAAATGCTATGACAGCTGACCAATTAGCAGCCCTCAATGGATTTGGAATTAATGACATGATTCATCCAGGACAAACAATTAGAATCTAA
- a CDS encoding LytTR family DNA-binding domain-containing protein, with product MKLKKQIDPNIEEAEIVIVARRQEEFSAIVKEYHLEDLSSIDNEKLYLATNKGFEIVNIREILYLKSEKNYLDFHMTDGVIRVRSPLYFYEKKLALNFIKISRNTLVNFEQIRRLETDFVYGVLLYLGDEKLPVSRRYLANINKKLEEGAKK from the coding sequence GTGAAATTAAAAAAACAAATTGACCCTAATATAGAAGAAGCGGAAATTGTCATTGTTGCTCGAAGGCAAGAAGAATTTTCGGCTATTGTAAAAGAATATCATTTAGAAGATTTGTCTTCTATAGATAACGAAAAACTCTATTTGGCAACAAATAAAGGTTTTGAAATTGTTAATATCAGAGAAATTTTATATTTAAAATCAGAAAAAAATTATCTAGATTTCCATATGACGGATGGAGTGATAAGAGTAAGATCTCCTCTCTATTTTTATGAGAAAAAATTGGCTTTGAATTTTATTAAAATATCAAGAAATACTCTGGTTAATTTTGAACAAATAAGGCGCTTGGAAACAGACTTTGTTTACGGAGTATTGCTTTATCTCGGAGATGAAAAGTTGCCTGTCAGTCGTAGATACTTGGCAAATATCAACAAGAAGTTAGAAGAAGGAGCTAAAAAATGA
- a CDS encoding GNAT family N-acetyltransferase: MKVILRKAFPDDYEQIAFVHYKAWLETYTGLLPESFLKNRTLESSINIFKNNLCSNTVVAIVEGKIIGFCGWGPLRNNSFEENFGEIHGIYLLDSYKKHKIGRKMLEFALEKLSTKNYPKVGLWVLSSNENAIHFYKKLGFSDTGIVKEENLGEIITESFFTKEI, translated from the coding sequence ATGAAAGTAATACTAAGAAAAGCATTCCCAGATGATTATGAGCAAATTGCTTTTGTTCACTATAAAGCCTGGTTAGAAACATACACTGGACTTCTCCCAGAAAGTTTCTTAAAAAACAGAACGCTTGAATCAAGCATTAATATTTTTAAAAATAATCTTTGTTCAAATACAGTGGTTGCCATTGTTGAAGGCAAAATTATTGGTTTTTGCGGCTGGGGCCCTCTTCGGAATAATTCTTTTGAAGAAAACTTTGGTGAAATTCATGGCATATACTTACTCGACTCCTATAAAAAACATAAAATAGGTCGAAAAATGCTTGAATTCGCCTTAGAAAAACTTTCAACAAAGAATTATCCAAAAGTTGGTCTGTGGGTACTAAGTAGCAATGAAAATGCCATTCACTTTTACAAGAAACTTGGTTTTTCTGACACAGGAATTGTTAAGGAAGAAAATTTAGGGGAAATTATCACTGAATCTTTTTTTACAAAGGAAATCTAA
- a CDS encoding VOC family protein, producing MLDHIDITVKDLNRSKEFYRPLLSALGINGFSSDVNGVKFYDKKDYIWIDQGIPKRFHFAFSAQDKKQVDDFYQLALNIGGKSIGEPKNQNDNYYSCYILDLDGYLLEVVYRNKD from the coding sequence ATGCTAGATCATATTGATATTACAGTAAAAGATTTGAATCGATCAAAGGAATTCTACAGACCGCTTTTATCAGCATTAGGAATTAATGGTTTTAGTAGTGATGTTAACGGTGTGAAATTCTATGATAAAAAAGATTATATTTGGATTGACCAAGGCATTCCGAAAAGATTTCATTTTGCTTTTTCAGCTCAAGATAAAAAACAAGTTGATGATTTCTATCAATTAGCTCTAAACATTGGTGGTAAAAGTATTGGAGAACCTAAGAATCAGAATGATAACTATTATTCATGTTACATCTTAGATTTAGATGGCTATTTATTAGAGGTAGTTTATAGAAATAAAGATTAA
- a CDS encoding cysteine desulfurase family protein, protein MIYFDNSATTAVNPMVLRTYTDVATKIMGNPSSLHGLGTTATRLLEASRRQIAELLGVDSQEIFFTSGGTEGDNWILKGVAFEKRPYGNHIIVSNVEHPAVKNTAEWLKTQGFEVDFAPVDGDGFVIVSELEKLIRDETILVSIMAVNNEVGTIQPIGEISDLLADKPTISFHVDAVQAIGKIPLEAWLTERVDFAVLSAHKFHGPRGVGIVVAKKGKRLTPLLHGGGQEHNWRSTTENLAGIAATSKALRLALDDDDFKRQKVRAMKQVILEELEKHRKVHVFSKVENFAPNILTFGIRGVRGEVVVHAFEQHEIYISTTSACSSKKNAAAGTLVAMNVPSKLATSAVRISLDSTNNMAEVEQFLTVFRQIYQELEKVSG, encoded by the coding sequence ATGATATATTTTGATAATTCTGCTACGACAGCAGTTAATCCAATGGTTTTACGAACTTATACAGATGTTGCAACAAAAATTATGGGAAATCCGTCAAGTCTACATGGTTTGGGGACAACAGCGACGAGATTATTAGAGGCTTCTAGACGACAAATTGCTGAACTGTTGGGAGTCGATTCACAAGAAATATTTTTTACAAGTGGAGGGACTGAAGGAGATAATTGGATTTTAAAAGGTGTCGCTTTTGAAAAGCGTCCTTATGGTAATCACATCATTGTTTCTAATGTAGAGCATCCAGCTGTAAAAAATACAGCAGAATGGTTAAAAACGCAAGGTTTTGAAGTTGATTTTGCACCTGTTGATGGGGATGGTTTTGTTATTGTTTCTGAGCTTGAAAAATTGATTAGAGATGAAACGATTTTAGTTTCAATCATGGCAGTCAATAATGAGGTCGGAACCATTCAACCGATTGGTGAAATTTCTGACCTACTTGCTGATAAGCCAACAATTTCTTTTCATGTAGATGCAGTACAGGCCATTGGTAAAATTCCATTAGAGGCTTGGTTGACAGAGCGGGTAGATTTTGCGGTTTTATCTGCTCATAAATTTCATGGGCCACGTGGTGTGGGAATTGTTGTTGCAAAAAAAGGGAAAAGACTGACTCCGCTTTTACATGGGGGAGGTCAAGAGCATAATTGGCGTTCGACTACAGAAAATTTAGCTGGAATTGCTGCGACTTCTAAAGCCCTTCGTTTAGCTTTAGATGATGATGACTTTAAACGTCAAAAAGTACGAGCAATGAAGCAGGTGATTTTAGAAGAGTTAGAAAAGCATCGAAAAGTTCATGTTTTTAGTAAAGTGGAGAATTTTGCTCCTAACATTTTGACCTTTGGGATTCGTGGGGTTAGAGGTGAGGTTGTTGTTCACGCTTTTGAACAACATGAAATCTATATTTCGACAACCTCAGCTTGTTCTTCAAAGAAAAATGCGGCGGCTGGAACTTTAGTTGCGATGAATGTCCCTTCAAAATTAGCAACAAGTGCGGTCAGGATTTCTCTTGATTCAACAAATAATATGGCTGAAGTTGAACAATTTTTGACTGTTTTTCGACAAATTTATCAAGAATTAGAAAAAGTAAGTGGTTAA
- a CDS encoding peptide ABC transporter substrate-binding protein: MNKSKIFAFSAISLSAALLLTACGNSVSKSEDSAQEAKYSFASNILTLDTSMAADVNSIDVLLNVDAGLVRWNPKAQVVNDLAKSIDISKDGKTYNVTLRDGLKWSNGAKLRAADFVYGWQRTVDPKTGSQYAYALTPVANASEIMTGKKPVDTLGIKAESDTKLVITLATPTPYFNKLLTLPAYYPVNEAFVKKMGNKYGTSSDTSLYNGAFKFVKGKNNWTGSNETFSIVKNDQFYDAKNVKLSGATYQIVNNPNTAVNLFKSGKLDVANLATPELVSANKKNKDYKALTSPRIDVLEYNQSGKVPELSNLKIRQALNLATNRKNLLEIAAPSFSITNTVTPKKLDQAPNGEDFATYAAQPYKYDATKAAELFKEGLKELGKTSITLELEGANDNSFAKAAVDYLKGNLEKDLPGLTINEKLVSSAQRQKDAQNNNFQILLTSWGADYNEPSDFLMNFVSGSTMNHGLVKNPNFDKAYQAATTAPDVLSADKRYAHYKDAENALYEAANVNPLATESVSLLLNPKLKGISTYNSAMIFDLRHAEIAK; encoded by the coding sequence ATGAATAAATCAAAAATTTTTGCTTTCTCTGCAATTTCACTTTCTGCTGCCCTTTTACTGACAGCTTGTGGAAATTCTGTCAGTAAATCTGAAGATTCCGCTCAGGAAGCCAAATACAGCTTTGCAAGCAATATTTTAACCCTTGACACTAGCATGGCTGCTGACGTCAATTCCATTGATGTTCTTCTCAATGTTGATGCTGGACTTGTCCGTTGGAATCCCAAAGCGCAAGTTGTCAACGATTTGGCAAAATCAATTGACATTTCAAAAGATGGCAAAACTTATAATGTAACTTTGCGTGACGGTTTAAAGTGGTCAAACGGTGCTAAATTAAGAGCTGCTGATTTTGTTTATGGTTGGCAAAGAACCGTTGACCCAAAAACTGGTTCACAATACGCATATGCCTTAACACCTGTTGCTAATGCCAGCGAAATAATGACTGGCAAAAAACCAGTTGATACCCTTGGAATTAAAGCTGAATCTGATACGAAATTAGTCATCACTTTAGCAACACCTACTCCTTACTTCAATAAATTGCTGACACTTCCAGCTTATTATCCCGTCAATGAAGCTTTCGTTAAAAAAATGGGAAATAAATATGGAACAAGTTCAGACACCAGTCTTTATAATGGTGCTTTCAAATTTGTCAAAGGAAAAAATAATTGGACTGGTTCAAATGAAACTTTTTCAATTGTAAAAAATGATCAATTCTATGACGCCAAAAATGTTAAGCTTTCTGGAGCAACTTATCAAATTGTAAATAATCCTAACACCGCTGTTAATCTTTTCAAATCTGGAAAACTTGATGTCGCTAATTTGGCCACTCCGGAATTAGTTTCTGCAAATAAGAAAAATAAAGATTATAAAGCACTAACTTCACCAAGAATTGATGTTTTAGAATACAATCAATCTGGTAAAGTTCCCGAACTTTCAAACTTAAAAATTCGTCAAGCTTTAAACTTAGCAACAAATAGAAAAAACTTGTTAGAAATTGCGGCGCCAAGTTTTTCAATTACGAATACAGTGACTCCTAAAAAATTAGATCAAGCACCAAATGGAGAAGATTTCGCAACTTACGCTGCCCAACCTTATAAATATGATGCCACAAAAGCCGCTGAACTTTTTAAAGAAGGTCTAAAAGAATTAGGAAAAACATCAATTACTCTTGAACTTGAAGGAGCAAATGACAATTCCTTTGCCAAGGCAGCGGTTGACTATCTTAAAGGCAATCTCGAAAAAGATTTACCAGGTTTAACCATTAATGAGAAACTCGTTTCTTCAGCTCAACGTCAAAAAGATGCTCAAAATAATAATTTCCAAATTCTGCTGACAAGTTGGGGTGCAGATTACAATGAACCCTCTGATTTCTTGATGAATTTTGTATCAGGAAGTACAATGAATCATGGATTAGTCAAAAACCCTAACTTTGATAAAGCCTATCAAGCAGCGACTACAGCTCCTGACGTTCTGTCAGCTGATAAACGTTATGCTCATTATAAAGATGCTGAGAACGCACTATATGAGGCCGCTAATGTCAATCCCTTAGCCACTGAATCTGTTTCTTTATTATTAAATCCAAAACTTAAAGGAATTTCAACTTATAACTCAGCCATGATTTTTGATTTACGTCATGCTGAAATCGCTAAATAA
- a CDS encoding ABC transporter permease, which yields MKFLKYFTFELRLRYRNPSQIFFVFIFPLFLMFAFSSSFGKSIPHYIENNIASILLYSVLSASLTSLSVQIADYQSRKIYQLFVQRGIKKLFYIIAQIVSFMIIIFCSTLVILVVAHYAYDYEFPKLSLLILFYLKLYLYSIPFCLLAMIIGLLAKNTATASAIAMPLMFLSFFFSGMMIPLAQLSGGIRKIADNFFLTQLLSDLNHTLTSNYTVVPNWSRISLSVGLICLLALLVYRRKA from the coding sequence ATGAAATTTCTAAAATATTTTACATTTGAACTACGTTTACGCTATCGGAATCCTTCACAAATTTTCTTTGTATTTATCTTTCCCTTATTTTTAATGTTTGCTTTTTCATCAAGTTTTGGAAAAAGCATACCACATTATATTGAAAATAATATTGCATCAATATTATTATACAGTGTTCTATCAGCTAGTTTGACTTCACTGTCAGTACAAATTGCTGACTATCAGTCTAGAAAAATTTATCAATTATTTGTCCAAAGAGGAATAAAAAAATTATTTTATATTATTGCACAAATTGTTAGTTTTATGATTATTATCTTTTGCTCAACGCTTGTTATTCTAGTAGTTGCTCATTATGCTTATGATTATGAGTTTCCTAAGTTGAGTTTATTAATTCTTTTTTATCTAAAACTTTATTTATATTCAATTCCATTTTGTTTATTAGCAATGATTATTGGACTTCTTGCTAAAAACACGGCAACAGCAAGTGCGATTGCTATGCCTCTGATGTTTCTTTCCTTCTTCTTTTCAGGAATGATGATTCCGTTAGCACAACTTTCAGGAGGAATTCGTAAGATTGCTGACAATTTTTTCCTCACTCAGTTACTTTCTGATTTAAACCATACATTAACTTCCAACTATACAGTCGTTCCAAATTGGTCAAGAATATCTTTAAGTGTCGGATTGATTTGTCTCTTAGCCCTATTAGTTTATCGAAGAAAGGCATAA
- a CDS encoding ABC transporter ATP-binding protein yields the protein MKIKNIKKSYGNNQVLNDISFELKAGDKVALLGNNGAGKSTLMNIINGNVKASSGKIEYGKMKPTSNNTGYIMQNMTLPPDALVSEVLALFSNDEQSKEYGLKLVKEFKMESYLKQRFSNLSGGQKQKLFLVSALQNSPEYFFLDEITTGLDSESRGELFKFLSSNLKVKNSTLLLVTHYLEEALQLCDRFIILKDGKIIADLQKSDLIQEEFSFVEFLVEVPEFEAYKLKEKQYKLPKELAEQAIIKFNKELVLYQMTYRINLEELLS from the coding sequence ATGAAAATAAAAAATATAAAAAAATCCTATGGTAACAATCAAGTGCTAAATGATATCAGTTTTGAATTAAAAGCTGGTGATAAGGTTGCTTTATTAGGTAATAATGGTGCGGGAAAATCAACATTAATGAATATTATTAATGGAAATGTCAAGGCTTCTTCAGGAAAAATTGAATATGGCAAAATGAAACCGACTTCCAATAATACTGGTTATATCATGCAAAATATGACCTTACCTCCTGATGCTTTAGTCAGTGAAGTTTTAGCTTTGTTTTCAAATGATGAACAATCTAAAGAATATGGCTTAAAACTGGTCAAAGAATTTAAAATGGAATCCTATTTAAAGCAAAGATTTTCAAATTTATCTGGTGGTCAAAAACAAAAACTCTTTTTGGTATCTGCACTACAAAATAGTCCTGAATATTTCTTTTTGGATGAAATTACAACGGGTCTTGACAGTGAGAGCAGAGGAGAGCTTTTTAAATTTTTATCTTCAAATTTGAAAGTAAAAAATTCAACTTTACTTTTGGTAACCCATTATTTAGAAGAAGCATTGCAATTATGCGACAGATTTATCATTCTTAAAGATGGAAAAATTATTGCAGATTTACAAAAATCAGATTTAATTCAAGAAGAATTTTCTTTTGTTGAATTTTTAGTAGAAGTTCCAGAATTTGAAGCCTATAAACTAAAAGAAAAACAGTACAAATTACCAAAGGAATTGGCTGAACAAGCCATCATTAAATTCAATAAAGAACTTGTTTTATATCAAATGACTTACCGTATCAACTTGGAGGAACTATTATCATGA
- the cysK gene encoding cysteine synthase A — protein sequence MTKIYDNITELIGQTPIVKLQHVPAESADVYVKLEAFNPGGSVKDRIALAMIRAAEADGRLKPGGTIVEPTSGNTGIGLAFVGSALGYKVVIVMPESFSLERRKLIQAYGAQLVLTPASGGMKAAIAKAKELSETEGYFLAMQFENPANPEIHEKTTGAEIIDAFGPTGLDAFVAGAGTGGTITGVSHALKKANPTIKTYVVEADESAILSGEAAGPHKIQGISAGFIPGNLDTKSYDEIIRVKGDDAILTARHLGGKEGFLVGISSGAAIYAALEVAKKLGKGKKVLAIAPDNGERYLSTALYDFESEK from the coding sequence ATGACTAAAATTTATGATAACATTACTGAATTAATCGGACAAACTCCAATTGTTAAACTTCAACATGTTCCAGCAGAGAGTGCTGATGTCTATGTCAAACTTGAAGCTTTCAATCCTGGTGGTTCTGTGAAAGATCGGATTGCCCTTGCAATGATTCGGGCGGCTGAGGCCGATGGACGTTTAAAACCTGGTGGAACAATCGTTGAACCGACTTCTGGAAATACAGGAATTGGACTCGCCTTCGTTGGCTCTGCTTTGGGTTACAAAGTTGTCATTGTCATGCCAGAGTCATTCTCACTTGAACGTCGCAAATTGATTCAAGCTTACGGGGCTCAATTAGTTTTAACACCCGCTAGTGGTGGAATGAAAGCTGCAATTGCTAAGGCAAAAGAACTCTCAGAAACAGAAGGTTATTTTCTTGCCATGCAATTTGAAAATCCCGCAAATCCTGAAATTCATGAAAAAACAACAGGAGCTGAGATTATTGATGCTTTTGGGCCAACTGGACTTGATGCCTTTGTGGCAGGTGCAGGGACTGGTGGAACGATAACAGGAGTTTCGCATGCCCTCAAAAAAGCAAATCCAACTATCAAAACTTATGTTGTCGAAGCTGATGAATCTGCTATTCTCTCGGGTGAGGCTGCTGGCCCACATAAAATCCAAGGTATTTCTGCTGGTTTTATTCCTGGGAATCTTGACACTAAATCTTATGATGAAATCATTCGGGTCAAAGGAGATGATGCCATTTTAACGGCTCGTCATCTTGGAGGAAAAGAAGGATTTTTAGTTGGAATTTCTTCGGGCGCAGCCATTTATGCTGCCCTTGAAGTAGCTAAAAAATTAGGTAAGGGTAAAAAAGTGTTAGCGATTGCTCCTGATAATGGAGAACGCTACTTATCAACGGCTCTTTATGATTTTGAGTCTGAAAAATAA
- a CDS encoding bifunctional transcriptional activator/DNA repair enzyme AdaA: MEITDETWEIIKNNDKNFDNKLWYGVATTKIFCRPSCVSRLPKRENVSIFQAAEQALEEGYRPCKRCRPMDKIVPNEVWVEEIDLLLKNHYDEDLSLEELGQRLHGSSSYLRHIYKKIKGLTPQQELTRIRLEQARIRLLKGNEAISEIARDVGMMNTPYFIKSFKKRYGLAPNQYRKAYNINSKK; this comes from the coding sequence TTGGAAATTACTGACGAAACTTGGGAAATCATTAAAAATAATGATAAAAACTTTGATAATAAATTATGGTATGGCGTAGCAACAACTAAAATATTTTGTCGACCTTCCTGCGTCTCTAGACTACCAAAAAGAGAGAATGTAAGTATTTTTCAAGCAGCCGAGCAAGCCTTAGAAGAAGGTTATCGTCCTTGCAAAAGATGTCGACCAATGGATAAAATTGTACCAAATGAGGTTTGGGTAGAAGAGATTGATTTACTTTTAAAAAATCATTATGATGAGGACTTAAGTCTTGAGGAGCTTGGACAAAGACTTCATGGTTCTTCGTCTTATCTTCGGCATATTTATAAAAAAATAAAAGGGCTAACTCCACAGCAAGAACTAACAAGAATAAGACTTGAGCAAGCAAGAATACGATTGCTTAAAGGAAATGAAGCAATCTCTGAAATTGCGCGTGACGTTGGAATGATGAATACTCCTTATTTTATAAAATCTTTTAAAAAGCGCTATGGACTTGCTCCCAATCAATACCGTAAAGCTTATAATATAAATTCCAAAAAATAG
- a CDS encoding C40 family peptidase, whose product MEKRTRDYKKNGSKKMSKQGKVLILALLAFLIFFVGFKIYHSKDVQASTIKLVNKSNETYAYSGSKKLTGLQKINGNNYYFDSTTGVMKTGLMTLDGGTVYFSPQTGKMVYGLQKINGYYYYFTKKTGKDDVVKAYEAVASQLKSDNSVIEKTISSGMKLVGKSPYVYGGGRTDDSVAANEFDCSSFIAQMFRLGGQSLVYQFAASTSLLAQTGEAEDWSDKARGDLLITADDASEDEQHAAIYLGGGFILHDSTSTDGVSISRLNQVINKKVLGTMTWGQLFEPGHVRREV is encoded by the coding sequence ATGGAAAAAAGAACAAGAGATTATAAAAAAAATGGCTCTAAAAAAATGAGTAAACAAGGGAAAGTACTTATTCTAGCTTTATTAGCATTTCTAATTTTCTTTGTTGGCTTTAAAATATATCATAGTAAAGATGTTCAGGCCTCAACGATTAAATTGGTTAATAAATCAAATGAGACTTATGCTTACTCTGGGTCAAAAAAATTAACGGGTCTTCAAAAAATTAATGGGAATAATTATTATTTTGATTCAACAACAGGTGTGATGAAGACAGGTTTGATGACTTTGGATGGTGGAACGGTTTATTTCAGTCCACAAACGGGGAAAATGGTTTATGGATTACAAAAAATTAATGGTTATTATTACTATTTCACAAAAAAGACGGGTAAAGATGATGTGGTTAAAGCTTATGAAGCGGTGGCCAGCCAATTGAAATCTGATAATTCAGTGATTGAAAAAACAATTTCATCAGGAATGAAACTGGTTGGGAAAAGTCCATATGTTTATGGTGGAGGGCGCACCGATGATTCAGTAGCTGCTAATGAATTTGATTGTTCGAGTTTTATTGCTCAAATGTTCCGGTTAGGCGGTCAATCTTTGGTTTATCAATTTGCGGCTTCAACCTCCTTGCTAGCTCAAACTGGCGAGGCTGAAGATTGGTCAGATAAGGCGCGTGGTGATTTATTAATTACAGCTGACGATGCAAGTGAGGATGAGCAACATGCGGCTATCTATCTTGGCGGAGGATTTATTCTACATGACTCAACAAGTACTGATGGAGTGAGCATTAGTCGTTTAAATCAGGTCATCAATAAGAAAGTTTTAGGGACAATGACTTGGGGACAACTTTTTGAGCCAGGACATGTTCGTCGTGAAGTTTAA
- a CDS encoding methylated-DNA--[protein]-cysteine S-methyltransferase, which yields MLTKKKYQSPLGEITLLSDETYLLGVWFKEQKYFAANYDLNQAKEDKSLPIINAIEWLDAYFKGENPDFKKIKLKPEVTEFRKKVLKILSDVPYGSLITYKEISNLLQVNEEKKRNMSQAVGGAVGHNPLSIIIPCHRVVGADGSLTGYAGGLEKKKALLTLEQAHLKK from the coding sequence ATGTTAACTAAAAAAAAATATCAGTCACCTTTAGGAGAAATAACGCTTTTAAGTGATGAAACTTATTTATTAGGAGTGTGGTTTAAAGAGCAAAAATACTTTGCGGCCAATTATGATTTAAATCAGGCAAAAGAGGATAAGAGTCTTCCAATTATTAATGCTATAGAATGGTTGGACGCTTATTTTAAAGGAGAAAACCCTGATTTTAAAAAAATAAAATTGAAACCAGAAGTAACGGAATTTAGAAAAAAAGTACTCAAAATATTAAGTGATGTCCCCTATGGTAGTCTAATTACTTATAAAGAAATATCAAATCTTCTTCAGGTTAATGAAGAGAAAAAAAGAAATATGTCACAGGCGGTTGGTGGAGCAGTTGGACATAATCCACTTTCAATCATTATCCCTTGTCACCGAGTTGTGGGGGCTGATGGTTCCTTGACAGGATACGCTGGTGGACTAGAGAAGAAAAAAGCTCTTTTGACACTTGAGCAAGCACATTTAAAAAAATAA